A portion of the bacterium genome contains these proteins:
- the rpsO gene encoding 30S ribosomal protein S15, whose product MTLTQAEKTFIIKDYAICEGDTGSAEVQIAVLTSRINQLTEHLKVHKKDNHSRRGLILLVGRRRRLLNYLARRDFPGYQRLLNRLGLRK is encoded by the coding sequence AGCGGAAAAAACTTTCATAATCAAGGATTACGCGATTTGCGAAGGAGACACCGGATCTGCCGAAGTGCAAATCGCGGTCCTGACGAGCCGCATCAATCAGCTCACAGAGCATTTGAAGGTTCATAAAAAGGATAATCACAGCAGGCGCGGCCTGATTCTGCTCGTGGGCCGCCGCCGCCGCCTGCTAAACTATCTGGCCCGCCGGGATTTTCCCGGCTATCAGCGGCTTTTAAACAGGCTTGGGCTGAGAAAATAG
- a CDS encoding polyribonucleotide nucleotidyltransferase gives MAKHCFDVPVGRSSFRFETGHVAAQANAALIVRYGDVVLLCCVTMSKKQREGIDFFPLMCDYEERMYAAGKFPGGFIKREGRPSEKAVLTSRMIDRPIRPRFPEHMRNDVQVVVTALSADSEHTADVAAINGASLALHISDIPYDKPVAAVRIGVVDGSLVVNPTQSQLKDSPLDLLVAGTADRINMIETEASEVSEKLLAEGLELAHREIAGIVAHFERIRSEIGKPKWELPEAEDAFADFRAELKKFASPKIAEIIPADGKVDLWEGIDALVEECRAQFAVPEGEPEPPVEEELKKLIKEYARKFTFDKGIRVDGRSPGDVRPIEAEVHFLPRVHGSAMFKRGQTQVISCVTLGTYADQQKIDIMEFDDFKRYMHHYNFPPFSVGEVKPLRGPGRRDIGHGALAEKALVRMIPDEEEYPYSIRVVSEVVESNASSSMASVCGSTMALLDAGVPLKTMVAGISIGLITEGEKWLLLRDLSGFEDFNGDMDFKVAGTDRGITAIQLDVKIEGLTLEMIKATLEEARQGRLHILGEMRKVIDRPKSAEELSPYIPVLDVIRIDVDKIGAVIGPSGKTIKKLCADYEAQIDISEDGLVFVLGKDRAKVKAAVDTIRAMTTDIEEGMEFNGKVVRITEFGAFIELTPGNDGLLHISQIADRRLERVEEELSMGDIVPVRVKFIDDSGKIDLVRTDVTVSRERHPRKQGGGGPPRGGGRGDRGDRPRGGDRGESRPRRW, from the coding sequence TTGGCCAAGCATTGCTTTGACGTTCCGGTCGGCCGGTCGTCGTTCAGGTTCGAAACGGGACATGTCGCCGCCCAGGCGAACGCCGCGCTTATCGTTCGTTACGGCGACGTGGTGCTTTTGTGCTGCGTCACGATGAGCAAAAAACAACGGGAGGGAATAGACTTCTTTCCCCTTATGTGCGATTACGAAGAGCGTATGTACGCCGCGGGCAAATTCCCGGGCGGTTTCATCAAAAGGGAAGGCAGACCCAGCGAGAAGGCGGTTTTGACCAGCAGGATGATTGACAGGCCGATTCGCCCGCGGTTTCCGGAACACATGCGGAACGACGTTCAAGTGGTGGTTACCGCACTTTCCGCCGACAGCGAGCACACGGCGGACGTTGCGGCGATCAACGGGGCGAGTCTTGCGCTGCACATAAGCGACATCCCTTACGACAAGCCGGTTGCCGCGGTGAGAATAGGAGTTGTGGACGGCTCGCTTGTCGTTAATCCCACACAGAGCCAGCTCAAGGACAGTCCGCTGGATTTGCTGGTCGCGGGCACCGCCGACCGGATAAACATGATTGAGACGGAGGCAAGCGAGGTTTCCGAAAAGTTGCTTGCCGAGGGATTGGAGCTTGCCCACAGGGAGATTGCGGGCATCGTCGCCCATTTCGAAAGGATTCGCAGCGAGATCGGCAAGCCGAAGTGGGAATTGCCCGAGGCTGAAGACGCTTTCGCCGATTTCCGCGCGGAGTTGAAAAAATTCGCTTCACCGAAAATCGCGGAGATAATTCCGGCGGACGGCAAAGTGGATCTTTGGGAAGGCATAGACGCATTGGTGGAGGAATGCCGCGCGCAGTTCGCCGTTCCGGAAGGCGAGCCGGAGCCGCCCGTTGAGGAAGAATTGAAGAAGCTGATAAAGGAATACGCACGCAAGTTCACGTTTGATAAAGGCATTCGAGTGGACGGACGATCGCCGGGGGATGTCCGCCCGATCGAGGCCGAAGTGCATTTCCTTCCGCGAGTTCATGGCAGCGCGATGTTCAAGCGCGGTCAAACCCAGGTAATCAGCTGCGTCACGTTGGGCACCTACGCGGATCAGCAGAAAATCGACATAATGGAATTCGACGATTTCAAGCGCTATATGCATCATTACAATTTCCCGCCGTTTTCGGTCGGCGAAGTGAAGCCTTTGCGCGGCCCCGGCAGGCGCGATATCGGACACGGCGCGCTGGCTGAAAAGGCGCTTGTGCGGATGATTCCCGACGAAGAGGAGTACCCGTACAGCATACGGGTCGTTTCCGAGGTCGTGGAATCCAACGCGTCGTCTTCCATGGCAAGCGTTTGCGGAAGCACGATGGCGCTGCTGGATGCCGGCGTGCCGCTGAAGACGATGGTGGCCGGCATAAGCATAGGACTCATAACGGAAGGCGAAAAATGGCTGCTGCTGCGCGATCTTTCCGGTTTCGAGGATTTCAACGGCGATATGGATTTCAAGGTGGCCGGAACGGATCGCGGCATAACCGCCATCCAGCTGGACGTCAAAATCGAAGGGCTGACGCTCGAAATGATCAAGGCCACGCTTGAGGAGGCCAGGCAGGGCAGGCTGCATATACTGGGCGAAATGCGCAAAGTGATAGACCGTCCCAAGTCTGCCGAAGAGCTGTCTCCTTACATTCCGGTGCTTGACGTCATCAGAATAGATGTGGACAAAATCGGCGCGGTGATCGGTCCTTCCGGAAAAACGATCAAGAAGCTTTGCGCCGATTACGAGGCCCAAATCGATATCAGCGAAGACGGCTTGGTTTTCGTCCTTGGAAAGGACAGGGCCAAGGTAAAAGCTGCGGTTGACACGATCAGGGCAATGACAACCGACATCGAAGAAGGAATGGAGTTCAACGGCAAAGTTGTGCGGATTACCGAGTTCGGCGCGTTCATCGAACTCACTCCGGGCAACGACGGCTTGCTGCACATAAGCCAGATTGCCGACAGACGATTGGAGCGGGTTGAGGAAGAGCTGTCAATGGGCGATATCGTTCCTGTAAGAGTCAAGTTCATTGACGACAGCGGCAAAATTGACCTGGTGCGCACGGACGTGACGGTGAGCAGGGAGCGCCATCCGCGCAAGCAGGGTGGCGGCGGCCCGCCGAGGGGCGGAGGCAGGGGCGACCGCGGCGATCGTCCCAGGGGCGGCGACCGCGGCGAATCGCGTCCAAGAAGGTGGTAA